The genomic interval GGGAAAACAGAATGTTCCAGCAAGAAGTGACTATCACCGCTCCAAATGGTCTGCACACCCGTCCCGCTGCCCAGTTCGTGAAAGAAGCCAAAGCTTTCGCCTCTGAAATCAACGTTACGTCCAACGGCAAAAGTGCCAGCGCTAAAAGCCTGTTTAAATTGCAGACCCTCGGGCTGACACAAGGTACCGTAGTAACCATCTCCGCCGAGGGCGAAGATGAAAAAAATGCCGTTGAGCATCTGGTCAAACTGATGGCTGAGCTTGAGTAATACAGCCTGTTTTCTTTGGTGAACATCAGAATACAGTAAGGTAGGGTTATGATTTCAGGCATATTAGTATCACCGGGTATCGCTTTTGGTACGGCACTGCTGCTGAAGGATGAAGAAATCATCCTTAACCGTAAAAAGATCGCTGCCGATCAGGTTGAACAGGAAATCGAACGTTTCCTGAGCGGTCGTGCCAAGGCATCACTTCAGCTGGAAGCCATCAAGAAGAAAGCGGCGGAAACGCTTGGCCCGGAAAAAGAAGCCATCTTCGAAGGGCACATCATGCTGTTGGAAGATGAAGAGTTCGAGCAGGAAATCATAACCCTGATTAAAGACGATCATGCGTCTGCCGACTCCGCAGCGTTTTCCGTCATCGAAAGCCAGGCCAAAGCGCTGGAAGAGTTGGATGACGAGTACCTGAAAGAACGCGCCGCCGACATGCGCGATATCGGTAAACGTTTACTGAAAAACATTCTCGGCATGAACATTGTCGATCTGGGCGACATCCAGGATGAAGTGATTCTGATCGCCAAGGATCTGACCCCGTCCGAAACCGCGCAGTTAAACCTGAACAAGGTGCTGGGTTTTATTACTGACATCGGCGGCCGTACTTCCCATACCTCCATCATGGCCCGCTCGCTTGAACTGCCGGCCATTGTGGGCACCACCGATGCCACCCAAAAGATCAAAAACGGCGATTTTCTGATCATTGACGGGGTAAACAATCAGATTTACCAAAATCCTGAACAGGACGTTATCGAAAAGCTCAAGGCGATTCAGGAACAGTACAACACCGAGAAGTATGAACTCGCCAAACTGAAAGATCTGCCGGCCATCACGCTGGACGGCCATCAGGTTGAGGTTTGCGCCAATATCGGCACCGTGCGCGATATCGCTGGCGCCGAACGTAACGGCGCCGAGGGTGTCGGTCTGTACCGCACCGAATTCCTGTTTATGGATCGCGATGCGCTGCCGACGGAAGAAGAGCAGTTCCATGCCTACAAAGCCGTAGCCGAAGCCATGGGCGCGCAGGCTGTCATTGTTCGTACCATGGATATCGGTGGTGACAAAGATCTGCCGTACATGGATCTGCCGAAGGAAGAGAACCCATTCCTTGGCTGGCGTGCAATCCGCATTTGTTTGGATCGTAAAGAAATTCTTCATTCTCAGCTGCGCGCTATCCTGCGTGCGTCTGCGTTTGGCAAATTACGCATCATGTTCCCGATGATCATCTCCGTGGAAGAAGTGCGTACTCTGAAAGCGGAATTGGAGATGCTCAAAGCCCAGTTGCGTGCGGAAAACAAAACATTTGATGAGACGATCGAAGTGGGCGTCATGGTGGAAACGCCGGCGGCCGCGGCTATCGCTCATCATTTGGCGAAGGAAGTTGATTTCTTTAGTATTGGGACAAACGACCTGACCCAGTATACTCTGGCGGTGGATCGCGGTAACGAGCTGATTTCCCATCTCTACAACCCGATGTCCCCGGCGGTATTGACCCTGATCAAGCAGGTAATCGACGCTTCTCACGCGGAAGGTAAGTGGACCGGTATGTGCGGTGAGCTTGCTGGCGACGAACGTGCTACACTACTGCTGTTGGGGATGGGGCTGGATGAATTCAGCATGAGTGCGATCTCGATTCCTCGCATCAAGAAAATTATCCGTAATGCCAATTACGAAGATGCGAAAGCGCTGGCGGAACAGGCGTTAGCTCAGCCGACAGCAGAAGAGTTGAGCAGTCTGGTAAGCCGGTTCATTAAAGAAAAGACACTTTGCTGATACCGCTATGCTGGCCCAATATTAATGCTTAGGAGAGAATCATGGGTTTGTTCGATAAGCTGAAATCTCTGGTTTCTGATGACAAAAAAAGCACCGGCAGCATTGAAATCATTGCACCGTTGTCAGGTGAAATCGTCAATATTGAAGATGTGCCTGACGTAGTTTTTGCCGAGAAAATCGTGGGGGATGGCATTGCCATCAAACCGACCGGTAACAAAATGGTGGCGCCGGTAGACGGCACTATCGGTAAAATTTTCGAAACCAATCATGCTTTTTCCATCGAATCAGACAGTGGTATCGAACTTTTCGTTCACTTCGGTATTGATACGGTTGAATTGAAAGGCGAAGGTTTCAAACGCATTGCGGAAGAAGGCCAGCGCGTCAAAACAGGCGACGTCGTGATTGAATTTGATTTGCCGTTGTTGGAAGAAAAAGCCAAATCGACTCTGACTCCTGTGGTCATTTCCAATATGGATGAAATCAAGGAGTTGACCAAGCTGAGCGGTACTGTTGTAGTCGGTGAAACACCGGTTATCCGCATCAAGAAATAACGGTTAGCGCCGCGAAATACGTTTGCAGACGCCGCCCTTGCTCATGCCGGGGCGGCGTTTTTTTGGCGAACGGAAAACTATCTCAGTTCTCGGAAAACTATCTCAGTTCTCAGTGTAGGGATGTTCATCCATTGTGCTGACAATCAACAGAGCGTGATTACCGCCTGCGGAGGCTAACGCCAGGCAGCATGCTCTGGCGTCATACACGGATCAGTTCAAGATGCCGCCATCCCCCAAACACCGTGGCCCGCCGCAACGGACTTCGGTTCGCCTACGGATAGCGAACTCTCAATCATAACCCATCAATTATCAAGGGATTGCCAAATGGGTAGGCAGATGCGAATCAGCAAACCGCCTGATTCACGATTCTCAGCCTCAATCCTGCCGCCATGGGCCAGCACTGCCTTGCGGGCGATCGCTAACCCTAAACCGTAGCCTTTGCCGGACTGAGGCGAATCAATGCGCATGAAGGGGTCGAAAATGCTGGAGAGCTTGCTTTCCTCGACGCCGGGTCCTTGATCCGCCACGCCAATCGTCCATTCATGCTCACTGCGGGACAACATAACCGACACCTGCATCCCTTGTCCGGAAAACCGCAGCGCGTTTCTGACGATATTGTCCAATGCCCGCCGTATCAGCTCGGCCGCACCTTTAACGGTATAATCGTCATATTCGCCGGTGCTCAGCACGATGTGCACGCCGGGAACCTGCGCTTCATACCGCGCATCGTTCACCACCGCATTCACCAGTCCAAGCAAATCGAAATACTCTTCGTTATTCCCTGCGGCATTTTCCGCCCGCGACAACGTCAACAATTCGCCGATCATCTTATCCATCCGCTCGGCTTCCCGTTCGATGCGTTGCAGCGAATTTTCTACGTTGTCCTGATTCTGGCGCGCCAGCCCGATAGCCAATTGCAAGCGCGCCAGCGGCGAGCGTAATTCGTGCGATACGTCATGCAACAATTGCTCTCTGGCATCAACCAATACCGCCAACCGCCCGGCCATAGCGTCGAAATCCCGGGCAACGTCGCTGATTTCATCATGGCGGCGCCGCATGGCGGGAAACAACCGTACCGACAAGTCCCCCTGAGAAACACGATCGAACCCGCCGCGCAACTGGCTAAGCGGTCGAGTCAGGTTCCAGGCCATCAGCCAGCTGAACAGCAAGCCGCCAAGCCCGCCAAGCCAGATCATCGGCGGTGGAAGATGCAGAAAAAACGGCACCGGCGCAGTACCGCGATCAGGCATCAAATCGTGACGCCAGCGATCGACATTAAAACGCACCAGATAGCGCTGGCCATCCGCAAGCTGCACTACCTGCGTAGTTGTGGTATCCGACAAGCCATCGTTCCTGGCGGGCGCATTATCCGGCGGCGGTCGCTGGCCCATCGCGCCCGGCTCGCCGCCCGGTGGCGGCATCGGCGCCATCAGCAGATCGTGTTCCGGCGCCTCCGGGGCATAAAAATCCTCATCCTCATCAATCGGAAAGATGCTGATATAACGCCGGGACGCTTCCGGCCAGGACGACATCTCTTCAGACAACGCCGCCATCCCACCGCTATGCAGCGCCTGAACAGCCAGCGAAAGCTGCAACGCAATAACCTGGCGTCCCAGCCGCACTTCCGGCGGCTGGTTGCCGTCGCGTTCACCGTAAAACGAGAATCCGACCCACAGCAATTGGGAAATCAGGAAAAAGGTCAGCCATAACCCCAGTAAAATTTTCCAGAACAACCTGCCATGCATGATCAACGAATCCGATAGCCGACGCTGCGCACGGTTTCAATGGTCAAAGTGCACCCATCCAAAAGCGCGAGTTTCTGACGGATATTACTGATGTGGACATCCACGCTGCGATCGTAGGCCTCACGGCGGCGACCAAGACATTTCTCGGACAACTCATCCTTGGTCACTACTCGCTCGGAAGAACGCATCAACAGCTCCAGCAAGTTAAACTCGGATGCAGTCAGATCAAACGCCTTGCCGCACCATTCGCTGCTGCGGGTAGATGGGTTGATGACCAGATCGCCATAACTGACGGTACTCACGTCCGCCGACGCCTCCGAGCGATCTTCGTAGCGACGTAGCACGGCCCGCAAACGGGCGACCAGCTCGCGGGGATAGCAAGGCTTAGGCACATAATCATCCGCCCCCATCTCCAGCCCGATAACCCGGTCGATATTGTCGCCTTTCGCCGTCAGCATAATGACGGGTATCTGCCGGTCGCGACGAACCTGCCGCAGGACATCGATACCACTCATATCCGGCAGCATGATATCCAGAATCATGGCGGTATACTGATCGGACATGGCGCCGTCCACCCCTTCCCTGCCGGTCATCACCTGCGACGTACTGAACCCTTCCGCCGTCAGGTATTCACACAGCATATTGCCCAGTTCAGCATCATCATCTACCAGTAAAATTTTCATACCCTATTCCCGTGCGTTTTTCACCGAGTCTATTCTCAAGGCAACGCTTTTTACGCGCAGCCCCATTTACGGAATCCTTACCTTTCACTGAAAAAAAGATTACCTCTTCTGTGCAGCACGGCGGGTACAGTAAGCTGTTTCCGGATTTCACCAGTAAGGACACGTCAGTTTTGAGCATATCCCGCTTACACTCCAGCCGAAAACTGTGGCTATCGGCCTGCCTTTTACTCTTGATGCTGGCTGTAGCCTTTTTCCTGTTTCGCCCTGCGCCGCCAGTGAACTATATCACCACCCCGATTGAACTCCGCGATCTGGAGCAAACCGTGCTGGCGGACGGTACCGTCAACGCCAAAAAGCTGGTCAGCGTCGGCGCGCAGGTGTCCGGCCAGATCAAAGTATTGCCGGTATCGTTAGGGGATCGCGTCCAAAAAGGGCAGCTGCTGGCTGAAATCGATGATCTGACCCAACAGAATACCCTCAAGGACAGCGAGGCCGCGCTACAAAACATTCAGGCACAGCGGATAGCCAAACTCGCCACCCAGCGCAACAATCAGCTCGGTTGGCAACGTCAGCAAATGTTGATGCAAAAAGGCGTAGGTGCACAGGCGGATTACGATAGCGCCAAAGCGACGCTGGATACCACGCAGGCAGAGATTGCGGCGCTGGATGCACAAATCATCCAGGCGAAAATCGCGGTGAATACCGCGCAGGTCAATCTGGGTTACA from Musicola paradisiaca NCPPB 2511 carries:
- the ptsH gene encoding phosphocarrier protein Hpr, which translates into the protein MFQQEVTITAPNGLHTRPAAQFVKEAKAFASEINVTSNGKSASAKSLFKLQTLGLTQGTVVTISAEGEDEKNAVEHLVKLMAELE
- the ptsI gene encoding phosphoenolpyruvate-protein phosphotransferase PtsI yields the protein MISGILVSPGIAFGTALLLKDEEIILNRKKIAADQVEQEIERFLSGRAKASLQLEAIKKKAAETLGPEKEAIFEGHIMLLEDEEFEQEIITLIKDDHASADSAAFSVIESQAKALEELDDEYLKERAADMRDIGKRLLKNILGMNIVDLGDIQDEVILIAKDLTPSETAQLNLNKVLGFITDIGGRTSHTSIMARSLELPAIVGTTDATQKIKNGDFLIIDGVNNQIYQNPEQDVIEKLKAIQEQYNTEKYELAKLKDLPAITLDGHQVEVCANIGTVRDIAGAERNGAEGVGLYRTEFLFMDRDALPTEEEQFHAYKAVAEAMGAQAVIVRTMDIGGDKDLPYMDLPKEENPFLGWRAIRICLDRKEILHSQLRAILRASAFGKLRIMFPMIISVEEVRTLKAELEMLKAQLRAENKTFDETIEVGVMVETPAAAAIAHHLAKEVDFFSIGTNDLTQYTLAVDRGNELISHLYNPMSPAVLTLIKQVIDASHAEGKWTGMCGELAGDERATLLLLGMGLDEFSMSAISIPRIKKIIRNANYEDAKALAEQALAQPTAEELSSLVSRFIKEKTLC
- the crr gene encoding PTS glucose transporter subunit IIA, which encodes MGLFDKLKSLVSDDKKSTGSIEIIAPLSGEIVNIEDVPDVVFAEKIVGDGIAIKPTGNKMVAPVDGTIGKIFETNHAFSIESDSGIELFVHFGIDTVELKGEGFKRIAEEGQRVKTGDVVIEFDLPLLEEKAKSTLTPVVISNMDEIKELTKLSGTVVVGETPVIRIKK
- a CDS encoding ATP-binding protein → MHGRLFWKILLGLWLTFFLISQLLWVGFSFYGERDGNQPPEVRLGRQVIALQLSLAVQALHSGGMAALSEEMSSWPEASRRYISIFPIDEDEDFYAPEAPEHDLLMAPMPPPGGEPGAMGQRPPPDNAPARNDGLSDTTTTQVVQLADGQRYLVRFNVDRWRHDLMPDRGTAPVPFFLHLPPPMIWLGGLGGLLFSWLMAWNLTRPLSQLRGGFDRVSQGDLSVRLFPAMRRRHDEISDVARDFDAMAGRLAVLVDAREQLLHDVSHELRSPLARLQLAIGLARQNQDNVENSLQRIEREAERMDKMIGELLTLSRAENAAGNNEEYFDLLGLVNAVVNDARYEAQVPGVHIVLSTGEYDDYTVKGAAELIRRALDNIVRNALRFSGQGMQVSVMLSRSEHEWTIGVADQGPGVEESKLSSIFDPFMRIDSPQSGKGYGLGLAIARKAVLAHGGRIEAENRESGGLLIRICLPIWQSLDN
- a CDS encoding response regulator transcription factor, with product MKILLVDDDAELGNMLCEYLTAEGFSTSQVMTGREGVDGAMSDQYTAMILDIMLPDMSGIDVLRQVRRDRQIPVIMLTAKGDNIDRVIGLEMGADDYVPKPCYPRELVARLRAVLRRYEDRSEASADVSTVSYGDLVINPSTRSSEWCGKAFDLTASEFNLLELLMRSSERVVTKDELSEKCLGRRREAYDRSVDVHISNIRQKLALLDGCTLTIETVRSVGYRIR